A genomic stretch from Aminobacter aminovorans includes:
- a CDS encoding adenine deaminase gives MIKTAPLPADLLIDPADEILIRQDLVLVALGKREADRLVRLGRVLDVHTGTWMDDCEVAIRGRRIAHVGPAGSFTGTARETIDRTHLAAVPGFGEVHKHIESSHLTPEHEAALVMPRGNTWTCEASHEFSNVNGPDNLEFWLTARRAGSPMKIFPLPGSAVPPTAYEGGGGHFGYAEQIGFLGESTMVAGLDEVMDWPAVWNPENPSHGRLWGMIQATFEKRGVVEGHGAGLRDLPSINAFAAAGLSSDHEAWTPEEAWDKLRRGIFIEIRPHSMPDIIKGLLERGLRDWSQVAFATDDRSASDTLKMGATDHNVRLAIESGLAPEIAYQCVSINPARHMRLTPFVGSIAPGRFADMVLLDKTATVSISEVWADGQQVSEGKTFSGHLPDIDWPDWATKTVNVGRELTADDFAIAAEPGRETMRAALLRPFHWDDNFITTELAVADGAVQRDTDRNITKFAVVDRYSGKGRVAKMFWLGCGPKTPDTAVGCTVAHDQHNIWVVGSSDAAMAEVVNRISQNQGGWALVSGGKVVADVHYEVGGLMTNRPAEALDAEMEKLYAEANKIDWLYEPTFSPRWFPGFPERLQFATLTCAPWRWVLVAPTDAAPEGFVNVQTGESHKVVW, from the coding sequence ATGATCAAGACAGCTCCTTTGCCCGCCGACCTCCTCATCGATCCCGCCGACGAAATCCTGATCAGGCAGGACCTCGTGCTTGTTGCCCTCGGCAAGCGCGAAGCCGATCGCCTCGTCCGGCTCGGCCGCGTGCTCGACGTGCATACCGGCACCTGGATGGACGATTGCGAAGTGGCGATCCGCGGCAGGCGCATCGCCCATGTCGGCCCTGCCGGCAGCTTCACGGGCACGGCGCGCGAGACCATCGACCGCACACATCTGGCTGCGGTGCCCGGCTTCGGCGAAGTGCACAAACACATCGAAAGCTCGCATCTGACGCCGGAGCACGAGGCGGCACTGGTCATGCCGCGCGGCAACACCTGGACCTGCGAGGCGAGCCACGAGTTCTCCAACGTCAACGGCCCTGATAACCTCGAATTCTGGCTGACGGCGCGCCGCGCCGGCTCGCCGATGAAGATCTTTCCATTGCCCGGTTCGGCCGTGCCGCCGACCGCCTATGAGGGTGGCGGTGGGCATTTCGGCTATGCCGAGCAGATCGGGTTCCTCGGCGAAAGCACGATGGTCGCGGGTCTCGACGAGGTCATGGACTGGCCGGCAGTGTGGAATCCCGAGAACCCGTCGCATGGCCGTCTGTGGGGCATGATCCAGGCGACCTTCGAAAAGCGCGGTGTGGTCGAAGGCCATGGCGCCGGCCTGCGCGACCTGCCGTCGATCAATGCCTTTGCCGCCGCCGGCCTGTCGTCCGACCACGAGGCGTGGACGCCGGAGGAGGCATGGGACAAGCTCAGGCGCGGCATCTTCATCGAGATCCGTCCGCATTCGATGCCCGACATCATCAAGGGCCTGCTCGAACGCGGCTTGCGCGACTGGAGCCAGGTGGCGTTCGCCACCGACGACCGCAGCGCGTCCGACACGCTGAAGATGGGCGCGACCGACCACAATGTCCGTCTCGCCATCGAAAGCGGGCTGGCGCCCGAAATCGCCTATCAGTGCGTGTCGATCAACCCGGCGCGGCACATGCGGCTGACGCCCTTCGTCGGCTCGATTGCGCCCGGCCGCTTCGCCGACATGGTGCTGCTCGACAAGACGGCGACCGTTTCGATTTCGGAAGTCTGGGCCGACGGCCAGCAGGTCTCCGAGGGCAAGACCTTCTCCGGCCACCTGCCTGATATCGACTGGCCAGACTGGGCGACGAAGACGGTCAATGTCGGCCGCGAGCTCACTGCCGATGACTTCGCCATAGCAGCCGAGCCAGGCCGCGAAACGATGCGGGCGGCCCTGCTGCGCCCATTCCATTGGGACGATAACTTCATCACCACGGAACTTGCCGTGGCCGATGGCGCGGTGCAGCGCGACACTGACCGCAACATCACCAAATTCGCCGTTGTCGACCGCTATTCGGGCAAGGGCCGCGTCGCCAAGATGTTCTGGCTCGGCTGCGGCCCGAAGACGCCCGACACGGCGGTCGGCTGCACAGTGGCACACGACCAGCATAACATCTGGGTCGTCGGCTCTTCGGACGCGGCCATGGCCGAAGTGGTCAACCGCATCTCGCAGAACCAGGGCGGATGGGCGCTGGTTTCTGGCGGCAAGGTCGTCGCCGACGTGCATTATGAGGTCGGCGGCCTGATGACCAACCGCCCCGCCGAAGCGCTCGATGCCGAGATGGAAAAGCTCTACGCCGAAGCCAACAAGATCGACTGGCTCTACGAGCCGACCTTCTCGCCGCGCTGGTTCCCAGGCTTCCCCGAGCGGCTGCAATTCGCCACTTTGACCTGTGCGCCCTGGCGCTGGGTACTGGTGGCGCCGACAGATGCGGCACCCGAAGGTTTTGTGAACGTGCAGACGGGTGAGAGCCACAAGGTGGTTTGGTAG
- a CDS encoding M20/M25/M40 family metallo-hydrolase encodes MNRSEASARLQEVLANVDANIDGSMARLFDLIRIPSVSTDPAHAADCKRAAEWLTRELDVLGFDASVRPTARHPMVVGHDRTGQGPHVLFYGHYDVQPVDPRGLWHSDPFEPRLVPQPDGETHIVARGASDDKGQLLTFVEACRAWKAVTGSLPIQVSVLFEGEEEISSPSLPPFLDTTGAELKADVVLVCDTDMWDAETPAVTTMLRGVLKEEIVISCSNRDLHSGIYGNAARNPLQVLSDIIASLRTSDGGVAVEGFYDGVRELPDAIKAQWQRLPFDDRGFLGDIGLSIPAGENGRTVLEQVWARPSCEIHGIIGGYTEEGFKTVIPAKAQSKISFRLVAGQDPQKIRDAFRAHVRARIPGDCSVEFIDHGASAATVMPIDGDFLTKALGALTEEWEREAAIAGSGGSIPIVSAFKEKLGMDSLLIGFARFDNRIHSPNEKYDLSSFRKGIRSWARILAAFAEDKG; translated from the coding sequence ATGAACAGATCAGAAGCCTCGGCACGCCTCCAGGAAGTGCTCGCCAATGTCGACGCCAACATCGACGGTAGCATGGCGCGTCTGTTCGACCTGATCCGGATTCCCTCCGTCTCGACCGATCCTGCGCATGCCGCCGACTGCAAGCGCGCCGCCGAATGGCTGACCAGGGAATTGGATGTGCTCGGCTTCGATGCTTCGGTGCGCCCGACTGCCAGACATCCCATGGTGGTTGGCCACGACCGCACTGGGCAGGGACCGCATGTGCTGTTCTACGGCCATTACGACGTTCAGCCGGTCGATCCGCGTGGTCTGTGGCACTCCGACCCATTCGAGCCGAGGCTCGTGCCGCAGCCCGATGGCGAGACCCACATCGTTGCCCGCGGCGCCTCCGACGACAAGGGCCAACTTTTGACCTTCGTCGAGGCGTGCCGTGCCTGGAAGGCCGTTACCGGCAGCCTGCCAATCCAGGTGTCGGTGCTGTTCGAGGGCGAGGAAGAAATCTCCAGCCCGAGCCTGCCGCCTTTCCTCGACACGACGGGCGCCGAGCTCAAGGCCGACGTCGTGCTGGTCTGCGACACTGACATGTGGGACGCCGAGACGCCTGCGGTGACCACCATGCTGCGCGGCGTGCTGAAGGAGGAGATCGTCATCTCCTGCTCCAACCGCGACCTGCATTCGGGCATCTATGGTAACGCCGCGCGCAATCCGCTGCAGGTGTTGTCCGACATCATCGCCAGCCTGCGCACATCAGACGGCGGGGTGGCTGTCGAAGGCTTCTATGACGGGGTCCGCGAACTGCCCGACGCCATCAAGGCGCAGTGGCAGCGCCTGCCGTTCGACGATAGGGGATTTCTGGGGGATATCGGCCTCTCGATTCCCGCCGGCGAAAACGGCCGCACCGTGCTCGAGCAGGTCTGGGCGCGCCCGAGCTGCGAGATCCACGGCATCATCGGCGGCTACACGGAAGAGGGTTTCAAGACCGTCATCCCGGCCAAGGCGCAGTCCAAGATCTCGTTCCGTCTCGTCGCCGGTCAGGATCCCCAGAAGATCCGCGACGCCTTCCGCGCCCATGTCCGTGCCCGCATCCCCGGCGATTGTTCGGTCGAGTTCATCGACCACGGCGCAAGTGCCGCGACCGTCATGCCGATCGATGGCGATTTTCTCACCAAAGCGCTCGGAGCGCTGACCGAGGAGTGGGAGCGCGAGGCGGCGATTGCCGGAAGTGGCGGCTCGATCCCGATCGTTTCTGCCTTCAAGGAAAAGCTCGGCATGGATTCGCTGCTGATCGGCTTCGCCCGCTTCGACAACCGTATCCACAGCCCGAACGAGAAATACGACCTGTCGAGCTTCCGGAAGGGTATCCGTTCCTGGGCGCGCATCCTGGCGGCGTTTGCCGAAGACAAGGGCTGA
- a CDS encoding amidohydrolase family protein has product MSILIANATVLPCTADMPVIDKGWVHVEGEIVKAVGAGEAPEVAGAEVVDAGGDLVMPGMVNPHCHMAMTLFRGLGEDVDDRLYRYILPLERKFVRPEAVRAGTALAALELIEGGVTSVADMYYFETEVAQVVAQAGIRGVLGQTIADFDPPDHKSVDEGFALAEALVAEFSCHSRVIPSIAPHAPYSTGMATMERIARWADDHLDVPVQMHLAESDAEMEWAQQTHGMRPVEVVEKAGLLRKGLICAHCLHVDETDIERMAHAEVCVAHNARSNGKAGRGIAPVEAMRKAGIPVGISTDGAMSGNTLDLFSQFAPVSMFQKLLGHSRKPMASVDVVRMATRDGAKVLGLDARVGSLEPGKQADLIRVSLASPRQQPIYDIYSTLVFATMPTDVRDVMVGGDWLMRGRDVLSLERKKVLRDALQVAQSFKAEMARIDAAG; this is encoded by the coding sequence ATGTCCATCCTCATCGCCAACGCCACCGTTCTCCCTTGCACGGCGGACATGCCGGTCATCGACAAGGGCTGGGTCCATGTCGAGGGCGAGATCGTCAAGGCCGTCGGCGCGGGCGAGGCACCTGAAGTCGCCGGCGCCGAGGTAGTCGATGCCGGCGGCGACCTCGTCATGCCCGGTATGGTCAACCCGCATTGCCACATGGCGATGACGCTGTTCCGCGGCCTCGGCGAGGACGTCGACGACCGGCTCTACCGCTACATCCTGCCCTTGGAACGCAAGTTCGTGCGGCCGGAGGCGGTGCGTGCCGGAACTGCTCTTGCCGCGCTCGAGCTGATCGAGGGCGGCGTCACGTCGGTCGCCGACATGTATTACTTCGAGACCGAGGTCGCCCAAGTCGTTGCCCAGGCCGGCATTCGCGGTGTGCTCGGCCAGACCATAGCCGATTTCGATCCGCCGGATCACAAGTCGGTCGATGAAGGTTTCGCGCTGGCCGAGGCACTTGTCGCCGAATTCTCCTGCCATAGCAGGGTCATCCCGTCGATTGCGCCGCATGCGCCTTATTCGACAGGCATGGCAACGATGGAGCGCATCGCCCGCTGGGCGGACGACCATCTCGACGTGCCCGTCCAGATGCATCTCGCCGAGAGCGATGCCGAGATGGAGTGGGCGCAACAAACCCACGGCATGCGCCCGGTCGAGGTCGTCGAGAAGGCGGGGCTTCTGCGCAAGGGGTTGATCTGCGCCCACTGCCTGCATGTCGACGAGACAGACATCGAGCGCATGGCCCATGCCGAGGTCTGCGTCGCGCACAACGCCCGCTCCAACGGCAAGGCCGGTCGCGGCATTGCGCCCGTCGAGGCGATGCGGAAAGCCGGCATTCCTGTCGGCATCTCGACAGATGGCGCAATGAGCGGCAACACGCTCGACCTGTTCTCGCAGTTCGCGCCGGTGTCGATGTTCCAGAAGCTGCTCGGCCACAGCCGCAAGCCGATGGCCTCGGTCGATGTCGTGCGCATGGCGACCCGCGACGGCGCCAAGGTGCTGGGGCTCGACGCCAGGGTCGGCTCGCTCGAGCCAGGCAAGCAGGCCGACCTCATCCGCGTCAGCCTGGCCTCGCCGCGTCAGCAGCCGATCTACGACATTTATTCGACGCTCGTTTTCGCCACCATGCCGACCGACGTGCGTGACGTCATGGTGGGTGGCGACTGGCTGATGCGTGGCCGCGACGTGTTGAGCCTCGAACGCAAGAAGGTGCTGCGCGACGCATTGCAGGTGGCGCAGAGCTTCAAGGCCGAAATGGCCCGTATCGACGCCGCCGGCTAA
- a CDS encoding ABC transporter ATP-binding protein: MTQALTVQNLTAHYGTTKVLEDLSLSVGKGELVSLLGASGCGKTTTLRLIAGFLEPTSGSIRLGDKDLTRLPAYKRDIGLVFQNYALFPHLSVLDNVGFGLKQRGVASADRDKRARAMLERVGLSQLADRLPGALSGGQKQRVALARALVIEPPLLMFDEPLSNLDAKLRVDMRVEIRQLQRANGTTSVYVTHDQEEAFSISDRVAIMNAGRIMQFDTPETLYQRPANAFVARFVGFENLVPMKVSARDGATVTAVTDDGSSLKLSQDRFGAIPDAFVLAARADGLAVSTDATAEGIPATLGLRTYLGRAYQYQADTAAGQLIANGSLSAPLEPGAQAKLVPVPDQCCVLKPE; the protein is encoded by the coding sequence ATGACCCAGGCACTCACTGTCCAGAATCTCACCGCCCACTACGGCACCACCAAGGTGCTGGAGGATCTGTCGCTGTCGGTCGGCAAAGGCGAGCTCGTCTCGCTGCTCGGCGCCTCGGGCTGCGGCAAGACGACGACGCTACGCCTCATCGCCGGCTTCCTCGAGCCGACCTCCGGCTCGATCCGCCTTGGCGACAAGGACCTGACCCGGCTGCCGGCCTACAAGCGTGACATCGGCCTGGTGTTCCAGAACTACGCCCTGTTCCCGCATCTCTCGGTGCTCGACAATGTCGGCTTCGGCCTCAAGCAGCGCGGCGTGGCCTCTGCTGATCGCGACAAGCGCGCCAGGGCGATGCTCGAACGCGTCGGTCTGTCGCAGCTCGCCGACCGCCTGCCGGGTGCGCTTTCCGGCGGGCAGAAGCAGCGCGTCGCACTCGCCCGCGCACTCGTCATCGAGCCGCCGCTTTTGATGTTCGACGAGCCGCTGTCCAACCTCGATGCCAAGCTGCGTGTCGACATGCGCGTCGAGATCCGCCAGCTGCAGCGCGCCAACGGCACCACCTCGGTCTACGTCACCCATGACCAGGAAGAGGCGTTCTCGATCTCCGACCGCGTCGCCATCATGAATGCCGGCCGCATCATGCAGTTCGATACGCCGGAGACGCTGTACCAGCGTCCGGCCAATGCCTTCGTCGCCCGCTTCGTCGGTTTCGAGAACCTGGTGCCGATGAAGGTTTCGGCACGCGACGGCGCGACCGTGACGGCCGTGACCGATGACGGCTCGTCGCTCAAGCTGTCGCAGGATCGCTTCGGCGCAATCCCCGATGCGTTCGTGCTTGCTGCACGTGCAGACGGTCTTGCCGTGTCGACCGACGCCACGGCCGAAGGCATTCCGGCGACGCTCGGCCTCAGGACCTATCTCGGTCGTGCCTACCAGTACCAGGCTGACACCGCCGCCGGCCAGTTGATCGCCAACGGCTCGCTGTCGGCGCCGCTGGAGCCGGGCGCGCAGGCCAAGCTGGTGCCTGTGCCTGATCAGTGCTGCGTGCTGAAGCCGGAATGA
- a CDS encoding ABC transporter permease: protein MMTSRINPLLILFTVLVYIFLMGPLIIVLGASVSDTTYLTFPPQGLTLRWFENIFEISAFRRTIITSLELAFLATGLALLVGIPAAYALNRYRIKLPSWLSTVFVLPILVPEIVLGFSLLKSVAVGMETPIFLTLLVGHMLLVLPYCVRVVSASLASFDFSIEEAAVSLGSPPVKTFFTIVLPNVRSGVIAAFILAFITSINDVSTSLFLTGPGISTLPIQILAHVEQFFDPTIASVSVLLMLLTVAVMAIVERTLGLTFLAK, encoded by the coding sequence ATGATGACCAGCCGTATCAATCCCCTGCTGATCCTGTTCACCGTCCTGGTCTACATCTTCCTGATGGGGCCGCTGATCATCGTGCTTGGCGCCTCGGTCAGCGACACCACCTACCTGACCTTCCCGCCGCAGGGCCTGACGCTGCGCTGGTTCGAGAACATCTTCGAGATCAGCGCCTTCCGGCGCACCATCATCACCAGCCTGGAGCTCGCCTTCCTCGCCACCGGGCTGGCGCTGCTGGTCGGCATCCCGGCTGCCTATGCGCTCAATCGGTACCGCATCAAGCTGCCGTCCTGGCTGTCGACTGTCTTCGTACTGCCGATCCTGGTGCCGGAGATCGTGCTCGGCTTCTCGCTGCTGAAATCGGTGGCGGTAGGCATGGAGACGCCGATCTTCCTGACCCTGCTCGTCGGCCACATGCTCCTGGTGCTGCCCTATTGCGTGCGTGTCGTCTCGGCGAGCCTCGCCTCGTTCGACTTCTCGATCGAGGAAGCCGCCGTCAGCCTCGGCAGCCCGCCGGTGAAGACCTTCTTCACCATCGTTTTGCCCAATGTCCGCTCGGGTGTGATCGCAGCCTTCATCCTCGCCTTCATCACCTCGATCAACGACGTGTCGACGTCGCTGTTCCTCACCGGTCCTGGCATTTCGACGCTGCCGATCCAGATCCTCGCCCATGTCGAGCAGTTCTTCGATCCGACGATCGCGTCGGTGTCGGTGCTGCTGATGCTGCTGACCGTGGCAGTCATGGCCATCGTCGAGCGCACGCTCGGCCTCACCTTCCTTGCGAAGTAG
- a CDS encoding ABC transporter permease: MKRFAGWWLAGPATLAVLVFLVLPVAATIATTFGEDGGIFAPYIAFFNSGFRRTVLWRTIEISLATTAISLVVGFLTAYVLSKSPGKLKSLLIIAAVFPLLTGVVVRSFAWLIILGKNGILNNFLVGIGAISEPLSMLYTQGSVIVAMVYLFVPLMILTLVGVLENIPDDVVQASSSLGATPAATFRQVILPLAVPGLIVGAVLVFTGSFTAYATPQLLGGERQMVMGTLMYQRAMVSFDWVGASTIAAIMVVITVAVVLAMSRVARRLNPMAT; the protein is encoded by the coding sequence CTGAAACGCTTTGCCGGATGGTGGCTCGCAGGGCCGGCTACGCTGGCCGTATTGGTGTTCCTGGTGCTGCCGGTGGCGGCGACCATCGCCACGACCTTCGGCGAGGACGGCGGCATCTTCGCCCCCTACATCGCCTTCTTCAACAGCGGCTTCCGCCGCACCGTGCTGTGGCGCACCATCGAGATTTCGCTGGCGACCACCGCCATCTCGCTCGTCGTCGGTTTCCTCACCGCCTATGTCTTGTCGAAGTCGCCGGGCAAGCTGAAAAGCCTTTTGATCATCGCAGCCGTCTTCCCGCTGCTGACCGGTGTCGTCGTCCGCTCCTTCGCCTGGCTGATCATCCTCGGCAAGAATGGCATTCTGAACAATTTCCTGGTCGGCATCGGCGCGATCAGCGAGCCGCTGTCGATGCTTTACACCCAAGGCTCGGTCATCGTCGCGATGGTCTATCTGTTTGTGCCGCTGATGATCCTGACCCTTGTCGGCGTGCTCGAGAATATTCCCGACGACGTCGTCCAGGCCTCGTCGTCGCTCGGCGCCACGCCGGCCGCGACCTTCCGGCAGGTCATCCTGCCGCTTGCCGTGCCCGGTCTCATCGTTGGCGCCGTTCTCGTCTTCACCGGTTCTTTCACCGCCTATGCCACACCCCAGCTTCTCGGCGGCGAGCGCCAGATGGTGATGGGCACGCTGATGTACCAGCGCGCTATGGTGTCGTTCGACTGGGTCGGCGCTTCCACAATCGCAGCAATTATGGTGGTGATCACGGTCGCAGTCGTTCTTGCCATGAGCCGCGTCGCGCGGCGCCTCAACCCGATGGCGACATGA